The window GCCGAATCCGCCTGGTGTCGCAGGGTGTCGGGCGTCTGCGCGAGGGCATGCGCCGGCCCGGCGAGCAGCGCGCCCGCCACGGCAAGTCTGCATGCAACCCGCCGTATCACGCCGCCGACCTCCTGTGGCGGATATACTCGATGATGGGCGGCAGCAGCGAGATGAAGATGATGGCGAAGATCACCAGCGTGAAGTTGTGCTCCACCGCCGGGATATTGCCGAAGAAGTAGCCGGCCCACACGAACAGGAGCACCCATACCACGCCGCCGATCACGTTGTATGCCAGGAAGCGGGGGTAGTGCATGGTGCCGACACCGGCCACAAAGGGGGCAAACGTCCGCACGATCGGCACGAAGCGCGCAATGATGATCGTCTTGCCACCGTGCCTGTCGTAGAATTCCTGCGTCTTGCGGAGATGACTTTCCTTGATGAACCAGACGCGCCCCTGCGCGAGCCGCGGGGCGAGCGCGTGGCCGATCCAGTAGTTGACGGTGTCACCGGCGATCGCCGCGATGATCAGCAGCACCGTCAGCGTGTACGGATCGAGCGAGCCGCGTGCCGCGAAGGCGCCCGCCGCGAACAGCAGCGAGTCTCCCGGCAGGAACGGCGTCACCACGAATCCTGTTTCCGCGAAGATGATCAGGAACAGGATCATGTACGTCCACGCGCCGTACTGGCGAATGATCGAGTCGAGATGGACGTCGATGTTCAGGATGAAGTCGACGAGCGCGAGAATCCATTCCATCAGGCAGGCCACCCGAAGCGGCCGAGCAGCGGCACGAACGTGCAGGCGGTGATCGCCTCCTGCTC of the Longimicrobiales bacterium genome contains:
- a CDS encoding DedA family protein, giving the protein MEWILALVDFILNIDVHLDSIIRQYGAWTYMILFLIIFAETGFVVTPFLPGDSLLFAAGAFAARGSLDPYTLTVLLIIAAIAGDTVNYWIGHALAPRLAQGRVWFIKESHLRKTQEFYDRHGGKTIIIARFVPIVRTFAPFVAGVGTMHYPRFLAYNVIGGVVWVLLFVWAGYFFGNIPAVEHNFTLVIFAIIFISLLPPIIEYIRHRRSAA